The following are encoded together in the Acidimicrobiia bacterium genome:
- a CDS encoding cupredoxin domain-containing protein, which translates to MRRAVRSSLVVIAAVVFVLGVVGCSSSSHSKAASGATSESTTPAATGTTIAIKNFEYSPNPLKVKVGATVTVRNTDSTDHTVTADKGSFDTGHIHGGGTATFTVTKAGTYPYHCDIHQFMKGVLEVTG; encoded by the coding sequence ATGCGACGCGCGGTTCGGTCCTCGTTGGTCGTCATCGCTGCGGTTGTGTTCGTGCTCGGCGTCGTCGGATGCAGCTCGAGCTCGCACAGCAAGGCGGCATCGGGTGCGACGTCCGAATCGACCACGCCGGCGGCGACGGGCACGACGATCGCGATCAAGAACTTCGAGTACTCGCCGAACCCGTTGAAGGTGAAGGTCGGTGCGACCGTGACAGTGCGCAACACCGACAGCACCGACCACACCGTGACCGCGGACAAGGGCAGCTTCGACACCGGTCACATCCACGGCGGCGGCACCGCGACGTTCACGGTGACCAAGGCGGGGACGTACCCCTACCACTGCGACATCCACCAGTTCATGAAGGGCGTCCTCGAGGTCACCGGTTGA
- a CDS encoding ferritin-like domain-containing protein — MSVDERRLGELVEESEDLQSDALRNARPALDETVDLAHERGRHDLDESRRFAHESRGLISRGVMGGGALAAAGFGGALLTLMARPAFADQSMDVQMLQTAASIENLAVATYTAALGLPFASSLPKVVQTFVTTTRQQHTDHAKAFNAAVTQLGGKAQDQPDPVLLDVVNKAKPGLTGPGPLVDLAIQLETGAAETYVADVGAYSDTNARKLTASIMGVEAQHVAVLNAVKALLSAGHPEWITLPPPVAQLPAAAGSVGFPDTFIKTDQARPASEGAVK, encoded by the coding sequence ATGTCAGTTGACGAACGACGCCTCGGCGAGCTCGTCGAGGAGTCCGAGGATCTGCAGTCCGACGCGCTGCGCAACGCGCGGCCGGCGCTGGACGAGACCGTGGACCTCGCTCACGAGAGAGGCCGACACGACCTCGACGAGTCACGCCGGTTCGCCCACGAGAGTCGCGGTCTGATCTCGCGTGGCGTGATGGGCGGCGGCGCGCTCGCGGCGGCCGGTTTCGGCGGGGCGTTGCTGACGCTGATGGCGCGCCCCGCGTTCGCGGACCAGTCGATGGACGTCCAGATGCTGCAAACCGCGGCGTCGATCGAGAACCTCGCCGTCGCGACCTACACCGCCGCGCTGGGTCTGCCGTTCGCGAGCTCGTTGCCGAAGGTCGTCCAGACGTTCGTGACGACGACCCGCCAGCAGCACACCGATCACGCGAAGGCGTTCAACGCCGCGGTCACCCAGTTGGGGGGCAAGGCCCAGGACCAGCCGGACCCGGTGCTGCTCGACGTCGTGAACAAGGCAAAGCCGGGGCTCACCGGCCCCGGCCCGCTCGTCGACCTCGCGATCCAGCTCGAGACCGGCGCCGCGGAGACCTACGTCGCGGATGTCGGCGCGTACTCCGACACCAACGCCCGCAAGTTGACGGCGAGCATCATGGGCGTCGAGGCGCAACACGTCGCCGTGCTCAACGCGGTGAAGGCGCTCCTGTCGGCCGGACATCCCGAGTGGATCACGCTGCCGCCGCCTGTCGCGCAGCTTCCCGCCGCCGCGGGCAGCGTCGGGTTCCCCGACACGTTCATCAAGACGGACCAGGCCCGGCCTGCCAGTGAAGGAGCGGTGAAGTGA
- a CDS encoding ferritin-like domain-containing protein — protein MSAPHHNDPIQISEGELTAMTAELEERHQESLPKMRAALDEWAELRNGLRAGVDGLTSAAATRRGFLLGAGIALGGVALAACGGSSGSSKKKSGGTTRSTVAGGGSQKLTGDLAVVALAAALENTAVATYQAGIDAATAGKLGTVPPAVVTFAQTAQTQHKAHADAWNAALAQAGKAKVTGVDLTVKNGVVDPAFAKVTDVAGLATLALQLENVAAATYLSGIGAISDPGGIKTAASIQPVEMQHAAILNFVLGQYPAPDTFAKTDGARTTTDQIG, from the coding sequence GTGAGCGCCCCGCACCACAACGATCCCATCCAGATCTCCGAGGGCGAGCTCACCGCGATGACCGCGGAGCTCGAGGAGCGCCACCAGGAGAGCCTCCCGAAGATGCGCGCGGCGCTCGACGAGTGGGCCGAGCTGCGCAACGGCCTGCGCGCGGGTGTCGACGGGCTCACGTCCGCCGCCGCGACCCGGCGCGGCTTCCTGCTCGGCGCCGGGATCGCGCTCGGCGGCGTCGCGCTCGCCGCCTGTGGCGGCAGCAGCGGCAGCTCGAAGAAGAAGTCGGGCGGCACGACCCGGTCGACGGTCGCCGGCGGCGGAAGCCAGAAGCTCACCGGCGACCTCGCCGTTGTCGCGCTCGCAGCGGCGTTGGAGAACACGGCGGTTGCGACCTATCAGGCGGGGATCGACGCCGCGACGGCCGGCAAGCTCGGCACGGTCCCGCCCGCGGTCGTGACGTTCGCCCAGACCGCGCAGACCCAGCACAAGGCCCACGCCGACGCGTGGAACGCCGCGCTCGCGCAAGCGGGGAAGGCGAAGGTGACGGGTGTCGACCTGACCGTGAAGAACGGTGTCGTCGACCCCGCGTTCGCGAAGGTGACCGACGTCGCGGGACTCGCGACGCTCGCGTTGCAGCTCGAGAACGTCGCCGCGGCGACGTATCTGAGCGGCATCGGCGCGATCAGTGACCCGGGCGGGATCAAGACCGCGGCGTCGATCCAGCCCGTCGAGATGCAACACGCGGCGATCCTGAACTTCGTGCTGGGTCAGTACCCCGCGCCCGACACGTTCGCGAAGACCGACGGCGCCCGTACCACCACCGACCAGATCGGCTGA
- a CDS encoding twin-arginine translocase TatA/TatE family subunit encodes MPAPMRVPALNSRLEATMHPVFAEIIGPDILIVVAIVALLFGSTQIPKLARSLGAASKEFHEGVRHGATDDTRAE; translated from the coding sequence GTGCCCGCGCCGATGCGTGTGCCCGCCCTCAACTCACGCCTGGAGGCAACCATGCATCCCGTCTTCGCCGAGATCATCGGCCCCGACATCCTGATCGTCGTCGCGATCGTCGCGTTGTTGTTCGGCAGCACCCAGATCCCGAAGCTCGCCCGATCGCTCGGCGCCGCGTCCAAGGAGTTCCACGAAGGTGTTCGCCACGGTGCTACCGACGACACCCGCGCCGAGTAG
- a CDS encoding twin-arginine translocase TatA/TatE family subunit has translation MVPGLGFVHLVVVAIVALLVLGPDKLPDLARRAGHAYRDLQRLREHLQLDVETLLGANDDALLEDHRADAPTVIRPAVAAATSEASRGVARPARHVPPQAIPFDRIARRQAV, from the coding sequence ATGGTGCCGGGACTCGGCTTCGTGCATCTCGTTGTCGTCGCGATCGTCGCGCTCCTCGTACTCGGCCCCGACAAGCTTCCCGACCTCGCCCGACGCGCCGGGCACGCCTACCGAGACCTCCAACGGTTGCGTGAGCACCTCCAACTCGACGTGGAGACGCTCCTCGGCGCGAACGACGACGCGCTGCTCGAGGATCACAGGGCGGACGCGCCGACCGTCATCCGCCCGGCGGTAGCAGCTGCGACGAGTGAAGCCTCCCGCGGGGTCGCGCGGCCTGCCCGACACGTCCCGCCGCAAGCCATCCCGTTCGATCGGATTGCACGACGACAAGCCGTGTGA
- a CDS encoding GAF and ANTAR domain-containing protein, translating to MPQRDALLAQTFVDIADTLVADFDVLDYLSVLTGRCVDLFDLSEAGIMLADTPGALHVAASSSERMGLLELFELQHDEGPCLECYRTGGQVACDDLAGASARWPVFAPEAMRAGFGSVFAVPLRLRDQIIGSLNLLRHQANDLAPSDLLIAQALADVATIGILQHRAADESRLLTEQLQYALNSRVVIEQAKGVVSEHTGRDMPDAFAALRSYAREHNARLVDVAEAVAARTLPAHAVVAGKPRHPPRR from the coding sequence ATGCCACAGCGCGATGCACTCCTCGCACAGACCTTCGTCGACATCGCGGACACGCTGGTTGCCGACTTCGACGTACTCGACTACCTCTCGGTCCTGACCGGCCGATGCGTCGACCTGTTCGACCTGTCAGAGGCGGGCATCATGCTCGCCGACACGCCCGGCGCGCTCCACGTCGCCGCGTCGTCCAGCGAGCGGATGGGACTCCTCGAGCTCTTCGAGCTCCAACACGACGAAGGCCCCTGTCTCGAGTGCTACCGCACAGGGGGACAGGTCGCGTGCGACGACCTGGCGGGCGCGTCGGCGCGCTGGCCGGTCTTCGCGCCCGAGGCGATGAGAGCCGGGTTCGGGTCGGTGTTCGCCGTCCCGCTGCGCCTGCGCGACCAGATCATCGGTTCACTCAACCTGTTGCGTCACCAGGCGAACGACCTCGCGCCGTCTGATCTCCTGATCGCGCAGGCGCTCGCCGACGTCGCGACGATCGGGATCCTGCAGCACCGCGCCGCCGACGAGTCGCGACTGCTGACCGAGCAGCTGCAGTACGCGCTGAACAGCCGCGTGGTCATCGAGCAGGCCAAGGGTGTCGTGTCCGAGCACACGGGCCGCGACATGCCCGACGCGTTCGCCGCGCTTCGCAGCTATGCCCGCGAGCACAACGCGCGGCTCGTCGACGTCGCGGAAGCCGTCGCCGCGCGCACGCTGCCCGCGCACGCCGTCGTCGCAGGGAAGCCGCGGCATCCGCCACGTCGGTGA
- a CDS encoding GAF and ANTAR domain-containing protein, translated as MQRGALEHVVAGLASDQSAGQAPGRQTCAACAHVLGTTGAGIMFKIADRHHGSLGSSDHAAALLEDLQFTLGEGPCIDAYEAGRSVSVPDLDDAAAHRWPALVPALIDTGIRAVFAFPLQLGTIRLGALDLHCGQPGDLRTQQYDDARIVAEVVTHALLELQAGTATGALAPELERAETLRIEVHQASGMVAAQLGVGVGEALVRLRAHAYAEGRPVDDVARDVIARKLRIE; from the coding sequence GTGCAACGCGGCGCGCTCGAACACGTCGTTGCCGGGCTCGCGTCCGATCAGTCGGCCGGTCAGGCTCCCGGTCGCCAGACGTGCGCCGCGTGTGCCCACGTCCTCGGGACCACGGGGGCCGGGATCATGTTCAAGATCGCCGACCGTCACCACGGGTCGCTGGGCTCGTCCGACCACGCGGCGGCCCTGCTCGAGGACCTGCAATTCACGTTGGGTGAGGGACCCTGCATCGACGCCTACGAAGCCGGCCGATCCGTGTCGGTCCCCGATCTCGACGACGCCGCGGCTCACCGCTGGCCTGCTCTCGTGCCTGCGCTGATCGACACCGGCATCCGTGCCGTGTTCGCGTTCCCGTTGCAGCTGGGAACGATCCGTCTCGGTGCACTCGATCTGCATTGCGGCCAGCCGGGCGACCTGCGCACCCAGCAGTACGACGACGCGCGGATCGTCGCCGAGGTCGTCACCCATGCCCTCCTCGAACTGCAGGCCGGCACGGCGACGGGCGCGCTCGCGCCCGAGCTCGAGCGCGCGGAGACCTTGCGCATCGAGGTTCATCAAGCGTCCGGGATGGTCGCGGCCCAGCTCGGCGTGGGCGTCGGGGAGGCCCTCGTGCGTCTCCGGGCGCATGCCTACGCTGAGGGACGCCCGGTCGATGACGTCGCCCGCGATGTCATCGCGCGCAAGCTCAGGATCGAGTGA
- a CDS encoding GGDEF domain-containing protein → MIRAVSSAPGRPQPPGRGVDEDLRPLAQHFARQAGSVDVALAQLACMRETFEHALLRRSASGRAGRSRLVLAGLVQRLMMVVAHEAVAALQADALCDPLTGVGNRRAFDLGFAKERARAERHQRFLSVAMIDVEGLKGVSDTNDHAAGDERLQGLAEHLVAACRRMDGAYRIGGDELVVLMPETDSAGAKAFVTRLRGAPMPSFSAGIATFPSDGFDLLGVADSRLYAGRAERGSPGRVAVARS, encoded by the coding sequence ATGATTCGCGCCGTCTCCTCGGCGCCCGGCCGTCCCCAGCCGCCGGGGCGTGGCGTCGACGAGGACCTGCGACCGCTGGCCCAACACTTCGCGCGGCAGGCCGGCTCGGTGGACGTCGCGCTGGCACAGCTCGCGTGCATGCGCGAGACCTTCGAGCACGCGCTACTGCGACGCAGCGCGAGCGGCCGTGCCGGACGGTCGCGATTGGTGCTCGCCGGGCTGGTGCAGCGTCTGATGATGGTCGTCGCACACGAAGCCGTCGCGGCACTGCAGGCGGACGCGCTGTGCGATCCTCTGACCGGCGTGGGCAACCGGCGTGCGTTCGATCTCGGGTTCGCGAAAGAGCGCGCCCGCGCCGAACGTCATCAGCGGTTCCTCAGCGTCGCGATGATCGACGTGGAGGGGCTGAAGGGCGTCAGCGACACGAACGATCACGCCGCCGGTGACGAACGTCTCCAGGGCCTTGCGGAGCACCTCGTCGCGGCATGTCGGCGCATGGACGGGGCGTACCGGATCGGAGGCGACGAGCTCGTCGTGCTCATGCCCGAGACGGACAGCGCGGGAGCGAAGGCCTTCGTCACGCGGTTGCGTGGTGCCCCGATGCCGTCGTTCAGTGCGGGGATCGCGACGTTCCCGTCGGACGGCTTCGACCTCCTCGGTGTCGCCGACTCCCGGCTCTACGCCGGGCGGGCCGAACGCGGCTCGCCCGGTCGCGTTGCCGTGGCGCGTTCGTAG
- a CDS encoding slipin family protein: MAVLIVIVVVAVVAFVALIVLVASLRVVKQYEEGVLFRLGRVVGVRTPGLTRIVPVIDRLRRVSLRIVTMPIQSQGIITRDNVSVDVSAVAYFRVVDATKSVVAIENVAAAINQIAQTTLRKVVGQHTLDETLAETDRINVNIREILDVATEDWGVVVTLVELKDIQLPETMKRAMARQAEAEREKRAKIIAAEGESLAADALGAASDIMMAHPLALQLRNLQSLVEIGVDKNTTVVFPAPLMSTIQELGGFLAREAAAVGTPPTAPAPNGATSRPE, from the coding sequence ATGGCAGTACTGATCGTGATCGTCGTCGTGGCCGTCGTCGCGTTCGTGGCGCTGATCGTGCTCGTCGCGTCGCTGCGGGTGGTGAAGCAGTACGAGGAGGGGGTGCTGTTCCGTCTCGGCCGGGTCGTCGGCGTTCGCACGCCGGGCCTCACCCGGATCGTGCCGGTCATCGATCGACTGCGGCGCGTGTCGCTACGGATCGTGACGATGCCCATCCAGTCGCAGGGGATCATCACGCGTGACAACGTGAGCGTCGACGTGTCGGCGGTCGCCTACTTCCGCGTGGTCGACGCGACCAAGTCGGTCGTGGCGATCGAGAACGTCGCCGCCGCGATCAATCAGATCGCCCAGACGACGCTGCGCAAGGTCGTCGGGCAGCACACGCTGGACGAGACCTTGGCGGAGACCGACCGCATCAACGTCAACATCCGCGAGATCCTCGACGTCGCGACCGAGGACTGGGGTGTCGTCGTGACGCTGGTCGAGCTGAAGGACATCCAGCTTCCGGAGACCATGAAACGGGCGATGGCGCGTCAGGCCGAGGCGGAGCGCGAGAAGCGGGCCAAGATCATCGCCGCCGAGGGCGAGTCTCTCGCGGCCGACGCGCTCGGCGCGGCGTCCGACATCATGATGGCTCACCCTCTCGCGCTCCAGCTCCGCAATCTGCAGAGCCTGGTGGAGATCGGCGTCGACAAGAACACGACGGTCGTCTTCCCGGCACCGCTCATGAGCACGATCCAGGAGCTCGGCGGCTTCCTCGCTCGGGAAGCCGCCGCGGTGGGCACGCCGCCGACCGCGCCAGCACCGAACGGTGCGACGAGCCGGCCGGAGTGA
- a CDS encoding MarR family transcriptional regulator: protein MGSEWSFLTNHARVLLCIAHDPGIRLRELAATLGITERSAYSIVTDLAAAGYVVKERDGRRNRYRVRHDLPLREPVVRERTIGELLELLVETRPGVRRRTRSRAGTVTPKRASTRGRTRRTDES from the coding sequence GTGGGGTCGGAGTGGAGCTTCCTGACGAATCACGCGCGCGTGTTGCTGTGCATCGCGCACGACCCCGGCATTCGTCTCCGCGAGCTCGCGGCGACGCTCGGGATCACGGAGCGGAGCGCGTACAGCATCGTCACCGACCTCGCCGCCGCCGGCTACGTCGTGAAGGAGCGCGACGGTCGACGCAATCGGTACCGCGTGCGACATGACCTCCCGCTTCGCGAGCCGGTCGTTCGGGAACGCACCATCGGCGAGCTCCTCGAACTGCTCGTCGAGACGAGACCTGGCGTACGGCGCAGGACGCGCAGCCGGGCCGGCACGGTGACACCGAAGCGGGCCTCGACACGCGGCCGCACACGAAGAACGGACGAGTCATGA
- a CDS encoding STAS domain-containing protein, translating to MDEPRTVRHAATRPGEHVICPVGELTADTAPAFRTSITHVLLEGTRRIVLDLSSTSRIDRAGRDALVRCARAVRASHATLILRAAPDHVQELFRRSDAQSDAQERLDVELMTDTDEVALQRDRLETDTGGCVCGTFMERTTTGHPLVCVLPLAHAGDHRWR from the coding sequence ATGGACGAGCCTCGAACGGTTCGTCACGCCGCCACCCGTCCGGGTGAGCACGTCATCTGCCCGGTCGGCGAGCTGACCGCCGACACCGCGCCCGCCTTTCGCACGTCGATCACCCATGTCCTGTTGGAAGGGACGCGCCGGATCGTCCTCGACCTGTCGTCGACCAGCCGGATCGACCGCGCCGGGCGTGACGCGCTCGTCCGCTGCGCACGTGCCGTCCGCGCGAGCCACGCGACGCTGATCCTCCGAGCCGCCCCCGACCACGTCCAGGAGCTCTTCCGGCGTTCCGACGCGCAGAGCGACGCTCAGGAGCGCCTCGACGTCGAGCTCATGACCGATACCGACGAGGTCGCGCTCCAGCGCGACAGACTCGAGACCGACACCGGCGGATGCGTGTGCGGGACCTTCATGGAGCGGACGACCACCGGCCATCCGCTCGTCTGCGTGCTGCCGCTCGCCCATGCGGGCGACCATCGCTGGCGGTGA
- a CDS encoding acyl-CoA desaturase: MSRTITGILVGGPVVAIGAAVLLWSGHGVEVRTLVLALAFYVVTAFGVTVGFHRLFTHRSFTANRPLRIALAVAGSMAVEGAPIGWVANHRRHHVYSDRPGDPHSPHGFGADVRGQLLGLFHAHCGWLFTPDTTPTRRFAPDLLRDRDLVTVNRLFPLLAVVSLVAPFGLGWLLSGTLAGALSALVWAGVLRMAALHHVTWSVNSLCHAFGKRPFTTKDRSTNLAALAVVSLGDSWHNFHHAHPDAARHGVLRHQIDPSAALIRIFERSGCATNVRWYERDRSGRLAIPA; the protein is encoded by the coding sequence GTGTCGCGCACGATCACCGGGATCCTCGTCGGCGGTCCGGTCGTCGCGATCGGCGCCGCGGTGTTGCTCTGGTCCGGTCACGGCGTCGAGGTACGGACGCTCGTGCTGGCGCTCGCCTTCTACGTCGTGACGGCGTTCGGTGTGACCGTCGGGTTCCATCGTCTCTTCACGCACCGCAGCTTCACGGCGAACCGACCGCTCAGGATCGCCCTCGCGGTCGCGGGCTCGATGGCGGTCGAAGGCGCACCCATCGGCTGGGTGGCGAACCACCGTCGACACCACGTGTACAGCGACCGCCCGGGCGACCCGCACTCGCCGCACGGCTTCGGTGCCGACGTGCGCGGTCAGCTCCTCGGGCTGTTCCACGCGCATTGCGGCTGGCTGTTCACGCCGGACACGACGCCGACCCGTCGGTTCGCGCCCGACTTGTTGCGCGACCGTGACCTCGTCACGGTGAACCGTCTCTTTCCGCTGCTCGCAGTCGTCTCTTTGGTCGCCCCGTTCGGGTTGGGTTGGCTCCTTTCCGGCACGCTTGCCGGTGCGCTCTCCGCGCTCGTGTGGGCAGGCGTGCTGCGCATGGCGGCGCTGCACCACGTCACCTGGAGCGTCAACTCGCTGTGCCACGCGTTCGGCAAGCGGCCGTTCACGACGAAGGACCGCAGCACGAACCTTGCCGCGCTCGCGGTGGTGTCACTCGGCGACAGCTGGCACAACTTCCACCACGCCCATCCCGACGCTGCCCGTCACGGCGTGCTCCGTCACCAGATCGACCCGTCCGCCGCGCTCATCCGCATCTTCGAACGTTCGGGCTGTGCAACGAACGTCCGTTGGTACGAACGCGACAGGAGTGGACGTCTCGCGATCCCGGCATGA
- a CDS encoding adenylate/guanylate cyclase domain-containing protein, whose product MSESTRMPDTKLLATDRPALGGIGTAAEQPGTRHPHDVATPTPLVDRAFAFVDLCGFTTFLTSEGEHAAIESLRRFRVAARDIATRRGVQVTKWLGDGAMLTAHEVGPAIATAAELVARGRDDVLPLRGGVAHGAVLLFDGDDYIGRPTNLASRLCDAARPGELLAVGYPADALPRWIEVTQTRDLTLRSIGVIRDVQHLAVATDVPRTSLVMRPADGEELVP is encoded by the coding sequence GTGAGCGAATCGACGCGCATGCCCGACACGAAATTGCTCGCGACCGATCGTCCGGCGCTCGGCGGGATCGGGACGGCGGCGGAGCAACCGGGCACACGACACCCCCACGACGTCGCGACGCCGACCCCACTCGTCGACCGGGCCTTCGCGTTCGTCGACCTCTGTGGCTTCACGACGTTCCTCACGTCGGAGGGCGAGCACGCAGCGATCGAATCCCTGCGGCGATTCCGCGTCGCGGCACGCGACATCGCCACGCGGCGAGGAGTTCAGGTCACGAAGTGGTTGGGCGACGGCGCGATGCTCACCGCGCACGAGGTCGGTCCCGCGATCGCCACCGCAGCGGAGCTCGTCGCACGCGGTCGTGACGACGTGTTGCCGTTACGAGGCGGGGTCGCGCATGGCGCGGTGTTGCTGTTCGACGGCGACGACTACATCGGACGCCCGACGAACCTCGCCTCCCGCTTGTGCGACGCGGCACGACCGGGTGAGCTCCTCGCCGTGGGGTATCCCGCGGACGCCTTGCCGCGCTGGATCGAGGTGACCCAGACGCGCGACCTCACGCTGCGCAGCATCGGCGTGATCCGCGACGTCCAGCACCTCGCCGTCGCGACGGACGTCCCCCGCACGTCCCTGGTCATGCGCCCGGCCGACGGGGAGGAGCTCGTTCCCTGA
- a CDS encoding MarR family winged helix-turn-helix transcriptional regulator yields MNLGRALQRAWVGYQQQLDAALAAAGFTDRQFPDGRVLRMCRDNPTTISQIGRELGITRQGAHKIVVSLRARRYVKVRTSPTNRSEKIVELTPRAHEYLATRRKAARAIERRLRTELGDDAFEALARLFDALGGEDQPRMRDYLRSRALPEP; encoded by the coding sequence GTGAACCTCGGACGGGCGTTGCAGCGCGCCTGGGTCGGCTACCAGCAGCAGCTCGATGCCGCGCTCGCAGCCGCGGGGTTCACCGATCGCCAGTTCCCCGACGGCCGCGTGCTGCGCATGTGCCGCGACAACCCGACGACGATCTCGCAGATCGGGCGGGAGCTCGGGATCACGCGGCAGGGTGCACACAAGATCGTCGTGAGCCTGCGCGCACGCCGGTACGTCAAGGTCCGGACCTCGCCCACCAACCGCAGCGAGAAGATCGTCGAGCTGACGCCGCGGGCGCACGAGTACCTCGCGACACGCCGGAAGGCGGCGAGAGCGATCGAACGACGACTGCGCACCGAGCTCGGCGACGACGCGTTCGAAGCGCTCGCGCGGCTGTTCGACGCGCTCGGCGGCGAGGATCAGCCACGGATGCGCGACTACCTCCGCAGCCGGGCACTCCCGGAGCCGTAG
- a CDS encoding alkaline phosphatase family protein, whose product MSEGNLMRLQSHAVTRAKTVAVVLAVALVAGSCSGSSKGKGSPPARKSSGTVSGGPTGSYVVPTGIHKIEHVVVIMQENRSFDTYFGTFPGADGIPTKDGKPTVCVPDPAKGTCAAPYVDHADVNGGGPHNYANASTDVNGGKMDGFVGQAEAGRKACADPTDPACTNSTTPDVMGYHTQSDIPNYWTYAKDFVLQDHMFEPNASWSLPAHLFLVSEWAAYCTKEDNPSSCVNGTASNPPAKPQAAPPVYGGEVGPKRLKKNKSNPGHQPIYAWTDLTYLLYKDHVSWGYYIVSGTEPDCENDAAMTCAPVAQSASTPGIWNPLPWFDTVKSDGQLGNIQDATKFYAAAKQGTLPAVSWVVPSNVVSEHPPSPVSYGQSYVTSLVNAVMSSPDWSSTAIFLAWDDWGGFYDHVVPPTVDQLGYGLRVPGIVISPYAKTGYVDHQTLSFDAYDKFIEDDFLNGRRIDPASDGRPDPRPVVRENEKILGNLVQDFDFDQAPRKPVILPVHPATTLTGTPGPARAAAAAVPDTDG is encoded by the coding sequence GTGAGCGAAGGGAACCTGATGCGCCTGCAGTCGCACGCCGTCACGAGAGCGAAGACGGTCGCCGTCGTCCTCGCGGTCGCGCTCGTCGCCGGCTCGTGCAGTGGCTCGTCCAAGGGGAAGGGATCGCCGCCGGCGCGCAAGAGCTCGGGGACGGTCTCGGGTGGCCCGACGGGCAGCTACGTCGTCCCGACCGGGATCCACAAGATCGAACACGTCGTCGTGATCATGCAGGAGAACCGCTCGTTCGACACGTACTTCGGCACCTTCCCGGGTGCCGACGGCATCCCGACGAAGGACGGGAAGCCGACGGTGTGCGTCCCCGATCCCGCGAAGGGCACCTGTGCCGCGCCATACGTCGATCACGCGGACGTGAACGGGGGTGGGCCGCACAACTACGCGAACGCGTCGACTGACGTGAACGGCGGGAAGATGGACGGCTTCGTCGGCCAGGCCGAGGCGGGCAGGAAGGCCTGCGCGGATCCGACCGACCCCGCGTGCACGAACTCCACGACGCCCGACGTCATGGGATACCACACCCAGTCCGACATCCCGAACTACTGGACGTACGCGAAGGACTTCGTGCTCCAGGACCACATGTTCGAGCCGAATGCCTCGTGGAGCCTCCCTGCACACCTGTTCCTGGTGTCGGAATGGGCCGCGTACTGCACCAAGGAGGACAACCCGTCGAGCTGCGTGAACGGCACCGCGAGCAACCCGCCGGCGAAGCCGCAAGCGGCGCCTCCGGTCTACGGCGGTGAGGTCGGTCCGAAGCGGCTGAAGAAGAACAAGAGCAACCCCGGACACCAGCCGATCTACGCGTGGACGGACCTCACGTACCTGCTCTACAAGGACCACGTCAGCTGGGGCTACTACATCGTCAGCGGGACCGAGCCCGACTGCGAGAACGACGCGGCCATGACCTGCGCGCCGGTCGCGCAGAGCGCGAGCACCCCGGGGATCTGGAACCCCCTGCCGTGGTTCGACACGGTCAAGAGCGACGGACAGCTGGGCAACATTCAGGACGCGACGAAGTTCTACGCGGCAGCCAAGCAGGGGACCCTGCCCGCGGTGTCGTGGGTCGTGCCGTCGAACGTGGTGAGCGAACATCCGCCCAGCCCCGTCAGCTACGGACAGAGCTACGTCACGAGCCTCGTCAACGCGGTGATGAGCAGCCCCGACTGGAGCTCGACCGCGATCTTCCTCGCATGGGACGACTGGGGCGGCTTCTACGATCACGTCGTCCCACCGACCGTCGATCAGCTCGGCTACGGGCTGCGCGTCCCGGGGATCGTCATCAGCCCCTACGCGAAGACCGGCTACGTCGACCACCAGACGTTGAGCTTCGACGCGTACGACAAGTTCATCGAGGACGACTTCCTGAACGGTCGGCGGATCGACCCGGCGTCGGACGGCCGGCCCGACCCGCGCCCGGTCGTCCGCGAGAACGAGAAGATCCTGGGCAACCTCGTGCAGGACTTCGACTTCGACCAGGCGCCCCGGAAGCCCGTGATCCTGCCCGTCCACCCGGCGACCACCCTGACCGGCACACCGGGACCGGCGCGCGCGGCTGCGGCTGCGGTCCCCGACACCGACGGGTGA